From a single Pseudomonas sp. A34-9 genomic region:
- a CDS encoding autotransporter-associated beta strand repeat-containing protein, with product MEARFAVALVSRFSPLSLAVHLSVAGLLFGGISTPAYATCSTAGSTVTCTGVPSLPLFLNNFSSATNGLTVNVNSGAQMNATLGGHVVDLTGVNISLNNSGTIDPALLGLVSVLSGGAFIGTGATSTVSVLNNASGIIRGTGMLLGLNLTSVDGLGIAVNNAAAGTTSITNNGTITSTGLSVGGITLADTPVVGVYGGSQVNMTNSSTGVINGRIAFETSAAGNTFTNAGAITGGVSMGAASTNTFTAVTGSSVQVGDGVQVSVGLGGLIGINLTFAPTGTVDGGAGGTNSLILQNPSGVGGGITGAGTASSATYVNFNNLTLNSGTWTLQGPLVSGATTLNGGIAQFNNNATFGSGVLTSNGGILQASNAGLNIANLISLGAGGVTVQGTNATTLSGVISGSGGFTKAGTGQLNLSAANTYLGNTTLNGGTVQVSNNQAFSTGTLNVTGATTLSAPGTISLANAISLGGTLTAGGTGALTLGGLISGSSGLTKTGSGSLTVSGANTGFTGTTTLSAGSLLVTNNNSLGSGALNTAAGTSLDSTTSVTLANNIAMTGALNVLGSNALTLGGVLSGTGGITKSGSASLTLTGNNSNSGNTLLNAGSLLVGSNTALGTGALSTAAGTTLDATAAVTLANAIAVTGGLTLGGTQALGLSGVVSGAGNLIKNGTANLSLSGNNTFSGGTALNAGTLIVGSNTALGTGALTTAAGTTLDASTAVALSNAVSLGGNLTVGGSANLTLGGIVSGSGGLTKNGAANLILNGTNTFLGAIALNAGTITAGANAALGSGNITVGGVATLDSNAAVTLNNAVILNNSLAIGGSNALTLGGVISGASQLVKNGTANLTLTGTNTYSGGTTLNAGSLTVGNGAALGTGALSVEGAGTLNSSSAVTLNNNVILNANLTAGGANALTLGGVISGGNGLIKTGASSLTLNGNNTYTGTTALNAGSLIVGSSTALGTGTLNASNGTTLDASTAATLANNVNLGGTLTLGGSNALTLGGVVAGIGGLTKNGAADLTLNGANTYFGNTALNTGKLTVGSNTALGSGTLNAAANTTLDANTAVSLNNAVALAGALNIGGTADMTLTGLVSGAGSLVKNGTANLILNAANTYLGGTTLNAGTLTVGNSSALGSGALTVAGAATLDSNSPLVSLNNDVALNAALTVGGTQNLTLGGVTSGTGQLIKNGAANLTVNGNNTFSGGTTLNAGTLTLGNANGLGSGGLIVGGAATLDNSASFGIGNAITLNAGLTVAGNNDLSLNGIIDGAGSLSKNGLSDLTLAGNNTFTGALNIVSGSVTTLNTNALGNTSGVNISAGAGLNLGSDASLGALTGSGSVQLTGSNTLTVGSGNVTSTFDGDLSGSGGLVKVGTGTLNLTGINGITGNTAINGGIVDLSGSLASAQVNVNTGGTLTGTGSAIGSVNVNSGGHLALSSGNQLSASALTLAAGSNVDVALGTPSTASLMNVGGNLTLDGNLNVSDAGGFGVGVYRLFNYTGALTNLGLDVASVPVGYGLGDLLVQTGVANQINIQVSAPNVNIRYWDGSQTIANGVVDGGSGTWNAVGTNWTDANGLVNQPWAGDFAVFQGTAGTVTVNGTQAFTGMQFLTDGYNVVNGAAGQLTAVNGTGGTAALRVDPGVTATINANINGSGILNKLDAGTLVLGGANAYTGGTQLDGGKIIVGSNTALGTGTLTANAGTQLDSNAAVTLANAATLNGNLTVVGSNALTLNGVIGGTGGLIKNGAANLTLGGNNAFLGPVALNAGGLILASNSALGSATLNAAGGTTLDASTAVSVNNAVNLAGNLGIGGTADLTLAGTVNGAGSLSKNGAGNLTLSGNNNFLGGTTLNAGTLTAGSNSALGLGNLTVAGASALDSNSALSLGNNVVLNANLSNTGSNNLTLAGVVSGAAGLIKNGASNLTLNGINTYSGGTTLNAGTLTLGTGGSLGSGALTVAGAATLDNSAPLVLANNLNVNANLALAGNNNLTLGGIIAGAGTLTKNGLSDVTLSGSNTFSGTFDVASGSLTTLSGGALGNNATVNLAAGAALNLGASGSLASLTGNGTALIGTGNTLSLGGNNVSSTFAGILSGDGGLSKLGTGTLILSGISDLTGDTNVNAGTLQVNGSLASGNVLVNSGGTLGGSGTLTGAVTVADGGHLAGVTGSTLSVDSLVFSGNSNFDVGLGTPVSGGNALVSVGGNLTLDGTLNVSDIGGFGSGVYRLINYTGGLTDNGMLIGAVPGSVTPGDLTLQTALANQINLLVTAPGVTVQFWDGNQLVANGSVDGGSGTWGTGTTNWTDVNGTTNQAWTNNFAVFQGAAGTVTVNGAQTITGMQFVTDGYSLVNGTAGALNLVNGSLGNATVRVDPNATATLGVALNGSGTLGKYDSGTLVLNAANGYTGGTALNGGKIVVGNNAALGTGVLTAANGTALDSNAAVSLSNDVLLNGGLTVAGSNTLTLNGVVSGSGSLIKAGASSLTLNGSNTYSGGTQLAGGSLILGNNSAISSGALNVTGNGTLDSTSALQLANAINLGGQLTLAGNQNTTLIGAVTGAGSLVKNGSGDLVLSGANTYSGGTTLNGGTTRGDTSSLQGAIVNNATLTFEQNADGSYTGNLTGAGTLNKTGNGQLLLTGNNTFTGNTSVQAGNLIVNGALNSANVNVASGAGIGGGGQLGGAVQLASGATLAGGGTATPLSVGSLALSSGTNLDFSLGAATSSNTVVNVAGNLTLDGTLNISNAGGFGTGVYQLFRYGGSLTDNGLVYGSLPVSAANLTLQTAIANQINLLVQGTPGEVQFWNGGTTNPDGSIGGGSGVWGPGTNWTDPSGTQALAANGQFAVFGGQAGTVTVQGNQNFTGLQFLSGGYSLVPGAGGTLTPVNGADGSLAPVRVNAGASAEISTPLVGTGGIEKLDSGTLVLSGANTYSGGTTVSGGTLIGNTTSLQGNILDNATLVFQQNANGQFNGILSGLGAMAKRGSGTLLLTGDNPFSGTVSVDQGVLQVGSRAARASLGAQVTVANGAGLSGNGSVGSVINHGVVASGADAGTLSVAGNLTNASDGVLALTVSSPTATPLAVGGTATLGGGLQVNSLAPFTGNTTYSLITAGGGVNGTFSAADLPQYAFLDSALVYDANAVNLVVNRNGNSFADVAATGNQFRTATALSNNGPAGAALQSQIVNLSVAGARNAFDSLSGEIHASTASAILEDSRYVRDAVNDRMRQPACSAADDPRRALAPSDNQLSSNGCHGEMVGWARALGAWGESDGDSNAAKLDRNLSGFMLGTDKQLDDQWRVGMAAGYTRSDLDAHDRRSDATVESYHLAAYLNSQFDALAVRLGAAYSWHDIETKRNVSVGSYNDRLKANYDARSAQVFGEVGYTIDAAGIALEPFAGLAYVNYDTDKAREKGGVGRLEADADQDITFSTLGVRAGKVITLANGGQFTPRAAIGWRHAFGDTKPDADLTFIDGGASFSTQGVPIAKDSAIVEAGVDFQISPTGKLGVGYSGQLSNDSNDHAMTISFSLGF from the coding sequence GTGGAAGCAAGGTTTGCAGTAGCCCTCGTATCGCGTTTTTCCCCACTTTCCCTTGCTGTGCATCTGAGCGTTGCCGGGCTGTTGTTCGGCGGGATCAGCACGCCTGCCTATGCCACGTGCTCCACGGCAGGATCGACAGTGACCTGTACCGGTGTGCCGTCGCTGCCGCTGTTTCTGAACAATTTCTCCAGTGCCACCAACGGCCTGACGGTCAACGTCAACAGCGGCGCACAGATGAACGCGACCCTCGGCGGCCATGTGGTGGACCTGACCGGGGTGAACATCTCCCTGAACAACTCCGGGACTATCGACCCGGCGCTGCTCGGCCTGGTCTCAGTGTTGAGCGGTGGTGCATTCATTGGCACCGGTGCGACGAGCACGGTCAGTGTGCTCAACAACGCCAGCGGGATTATTCGTGGTACGGGCATGTTGCTCGGGCTTAATCTGACCAGCGTCGATGGTCTCGGCATTGCGGTAAACAATGCCGCAGCCGGCACCACCAGCATCACCAACAACGGCACCATTACCTCAACCGGGCTTTCCGTGGGTGGCATCACCTTGGCCGATACCCCGGTAGTCGGCGTCTACGGCGGCTCGCAGGTCAACATGACCAACAGCAGCACCGGTGTGATCAACGGCCGGATCGCGTTCGAAACGTCGGCGGCAGGCAACACCTTCACCAACGCCGGTGCGATTACCGGCGGTGTGTCGATGGGCGCAGCGAGCACCAACACCTTCACGGCGGTGACCGGTTCTTCGGTGCAGGTCGGTGACGGCGTGCAGGTCAGCGTCGGCCTCGGCGGACTGATCGGCATCAACCTGACATTCGCCCCGACCGGTACGGTCGATGGCGGCGCGGGCGGTACCAACAGCCTGATCCTGCAAAACCCCAGCGGCGTCGGCGGTGGTATCACCGGGGCTGGCACGGCGTCGAGCGCCACCTACGTCAACTTCAACAACCTGACCCTCAACAGCGGCACCTGGACCTTGCAGGGGCCACTGGTCAGCGGCGCGACCACGCTCAATGGCGGTATCGCCCAGTTCAACAACAACGCCACGTTCGGCAGCGGCGTGCTCACGTCCAACGGCGGGATTCTGCAGGCCAGCAATGCCGGGTTGAACATCGCCAACCTGATTTCCCTCGGCGCTGGCGGCGTCACGGTGCAAGGCACTAATGCCACCACCCTGAGCGGGGTGATTTCCGGCAGCGGCGGTTTTACCAAGGCCGGTACCGGCCAGCTTAACCTCAGTGCCGCCAACACCTATCTGGGCAACACCACGCTCAATGGCGGCACGGTGCAGGTGAGCAACAATCAGGCGTTCAGTACCGGCACCCTCAACGTGACCGGCGCGACGACGCTAAGCGCGCCGGGCACCATCAGCCTGGCCAACGCCATCAGCCTCGGCGGCACCTTGACGGCCGGCGGCACGGGCGCACTGACCCTCGGCGGTTTGATCAGCGGCAGCAGTGGCCTGACCAAAACCGGCAGCGGCAGCCTGACCGTCAGCGGCGCGAACACGGGTTTCACCGGCACCACCACCCTGAGCGCCGGCAGCCTGCTGGTGACCAACAACAATTCGCTGGGCAGCGGCGCGCTGAATACCGCCGCCGGCACCAGCCTGGACAGCACCACCAGCGTCACCCTCGCCAACAACATCGCGATGACTGGCGCGCTCAATGTGCTTGGCAGCAATGCCCTGACACTCGGTGGCGTGTTGAGCGGCACCGGCGGCATTACCAAAAGCGGCAGTGCCAGCCTGACCCTGACTGGCAACAACAGCAACAGCGGCAACACGTTGCTCAATGCCGGCAGCCTTTTGGTGGGCAGCAATACCGCGCTGGGTACCGGCGCACTGAGTACCGCCGCCGGAACCACACTGGATGCGACGGCGGCGGTAACCTTGGCCAATGCCATCGCAGTGACCGGGGGGTTAACCCTCGGCGGCACGCAGGCATTGGGCTTGAGCGGCGTCGTCAGCGGCGCCGGTAACCTGATCAAGAATGGCACCGCCAACCTCAGCCTCAGCGGCAACAACACCTTCTCCGGCGGTACCGCGCTCAACGCAGGTACGCTGATTGTCGGTTCCAACACCGCGTTGGGGACGGGTGCCTTGACCACGGCGGCAGGCACCACCCTCGACGCCAGCACCGCGGTTGCACTGAGCAACGCAGTGTCCCTCGGCGGTAACCTGACTGTCGGCGGCAGCGCCAACCTGACCCTGGGCGGAATTGTCAGCGGCAGTGGCGGGCTGACCAAAAACGGCGCGGCCAACCTGATACTCAATGGCACCAATACCTTCCTCGGTGCCATCGCGCTCAATGCCGGTACGATCACCGCTGGCGCCAACGCGGCACTGGGCAGTGGCAACATCACCGTCGGTGGCGTGGCTACCCTCGACAGCAATGCAGCGGTAACCCTGAACAACGCCGTCATTCTCAACAACAGCCTGGCGATCGGCGGCAGCAACGCGCTGACCCTCGGCGGGGTAATCAGCGGCGCCAGCCAACTGGTGAAAAACGGCACCGCCAATCTAACCCTGACCGGCACCAACACCTACAGCGGCGGCACCACGCTGAATGCCGGCAGCCTCACGGTCGGTAACGGCGCCGCACTGGGCACCGGCGCCTTGTCGGTGGAAGGTGCGGGCACGCTCAACAGCAGTTCGGCCGTGACGCTGAACAACAACGTGATTCTCAACGCCAACCTCACCGCTGGCGGCGCCAACGCGCTGACCCTCGGCGGGGTGATCAGCGGCGGCAACGGCTTGATCAAGACCGGCGCATCGAGCCTGACTCTCAACGGCAACAACACCTACACCGGCACCACGGCGCTGAATGCCGGTTCATTGATTGTCGGTTCCAGCACCGCCCTCGGGACCGGCACACTCAACGCCTCGAACGGCACCACCCTTGATGCCAGCACCGCCGCGACGCTGGCCAATAACGTCAACCTCGGCGGCACCCTGACCTTGGGCGGCAGCAACGCGCTGACCTTGGGCGGCGTAGTCGCCGGTATCGGTGGACTGACCAAGAACGGCGCTGCCGATCTGACCCTCAACGGCGCCAACACGTATTTTGGCAACACCGCACTGAACACCGGCAAACTGACCGTCGGCAGCAACACCGCGCTGGGTTCCGGTACGTTGAACGCGGCAGCCAACACCACGCTGGACGCCAACACGGCCGTCAGCCTGAACAATGCCGTGGCACTCGCCGGTGCCTTGAACATCGGCGGCACGGCGGATATGACGCTGACCGGTCTGGTCAGTGGCGCCGGCAGTCTGGTGAAAAACGGCACGGCCAATCTGATTCTCAACGCCGCCAACACCTACCTCGGCGGCACCACGCTGAATGCCGGCACCCTGACCGTTGGCAACAGTTCGGCGCTGGGCTCCGGTGCGCTGACTGTCGCGGGCGCCGCCACGCTGGACAGCAATTCGCCGCTGGTCAGCCTCAACAACGATGTCGCCCTGAATGCCGCGCTGACCGTGGGCGGTACGCAGAACCTGACCCTCGGCGGCGTCACCAGTGGCACGGGCCAGTTGATCAAAAACGGCGCCGCTAACCTGACTGTCAATGGCAACAACACCTTCAGCGGCGGCACCACGCTCAACGCCGGCACGCTGACCTTGGGCAATGCCAACGGTCTGGGCAGTGGCGGATTGATCGTCGGCGGTGCGGCGACTCTGGATAACAGCGCCTCGTTCGGCATCGGCAATGCAATCACGCTGAACGCCGGGTTGACCGTCGCCGGCAACAACGATTTGAGTTTGAACGGCATCATCGACGGTGCCGGCAGCCTGAGCAAAAACGGCCTGTCGGATCTGACTCTGGCCGGCAACAACACCTTCACCGGTGCGCTGAACATCGTGTCCGGCAGCGTCACCACGCTCAACACCAATGCGCTGGGCAACACCTCCGGCGTCAACATCAGCGCCGGCGCCGGGCTGAATCTGGGCAGCGACGCCAGCCTCGGCGCGCTGACCGGCAGCGGCAGTGTGCAACTGACCGGCAGCAACACCCTCACCGTCGGCAGCGGCAATGTCACCAGTACGTTTGACGGCGATCTCAGCGGCAGCGGCGGCCTGGTCAAAGTCGGTACCGGCACCTTGAACCTCACCGGGATCAACGGCATCACCGGCAACACCGCGATCAATGGCGGTATCGTCGACCTCAGCGGTTCGCTGGCCAGTGCACAGGTCAACGTCAACACCGGCGGTACCCTCACCGGCACCGGTTCGGCGATTGGTAGCGTCAACGTCAACAGTGGCGGTCATCTGGCGTTGTCGTCGGGCAACCAACTGTCCGCCAGCGCGCTGACCCTCGCTGCCGGCAGCAACGTCGATGTGGCACTGGGCACACCGTCGACCGCGTCGCTGATGAATGTCGGCGGCAACCTTACCCTCGACGGCAATCTCAACGTCAGCGATGCCGGCGGTTTCGGCGTTGGTGTGTATCGCCTGTTCAACTACACCGGCGCCCTGACTAATCTCGGTCTTGATGTCGCCAGCGTGCCGGTCGGTTATGGCCTCGGCGACCTGTTGGTGCAGACCGGCGTGGCCAATCAGATCAACATTCAAGTGTCGGCGCCGAACGTCAACATCCGTTACTGGGACGGCAGCCAGACCATCGCCAACGGCGTGGTCGATGGCGGCAGCGGCACCTGGAACGCAGTCGGCACCAACTGGACCGATGCCAACGGTCTGGTCAATCAGCCGTGGGCCGGCGATTTCGCGGTGTTCCAGGGCACCGCCGGCACCGTGACGGTGAACGGCACGCAAGCGTTCACCGGCATGCAATTCCTTACCGATGGCTACAACGTGGTCAACGGTGCGGCGGGGCAACTCACGGCAGTCAACGGCACGGGCGGCACCGCTGCATTGCGCGTTGATCCGGGCGTGACGGCGACCATCAATGCCAATATCAATGGCAGCGGCATTCTCAATAAACTCGACGCAGGCACCTTGGTGCTCGGCGGTGCCAACGCTTACACCGGCGGTACGCAACTGGACGGCGGCAAGATTATCGTCGGCAGCAACACCGCGCTCGGCACCGGCACGTTAACCGCCAATGCCGGCACGCAACTCGACAGCAACGCGGCGGTGACTCTGGCTAACGCCGCGACGCTCAATGGCAACCTCACCGTGGTCGGCAGCAATGCGCTGACCCTCAACGGCGTGATTGGCGGCACCGGTGGCCTGATCAAAAACGGCGCGGCCAACCTGACCCTCGGCGGCAACAACGCCTTCCTCGGCCCGGTAGCCTTGAACGCCGGTGGCCTGATTCTGGCGTCGAACTCGGCGCTGGGTTCCGCCACGTTGAACGCGGCGGGCGGCACCACGCTGGATGCGAGCACGGCGGTGTCGGTGAACAACGCGGTAAATCTGGCCGGCAATCTCGGCATTGGCGGCACGGCGGACCTGACCCTGGCCGGTACGGTCAACGGCGCCGGCAGCCTGAGCAAAAACGGCGCAGGCAACCTGACCCTCAGCGGCAATAACAACTTCCTCGGTGGCACCACCCTGAACGCCGGCACGCTGACCGCCGGCAGCAACTCGGCGCTGGGTCTGGGCAATCTCACCGTAGCCGGCGCCTCGGCGCTGGACAGCAACAGCGCGCTGAGCCTGGGCAACAACGTCGTACTCAACGCCAATCTGAGCAACACCGGCAGCAACAACCTGACCCTCGCCGGGGTAGTCAGCGGCGCGGCTGGCTTGATCAAAAACGGCGCGTCGAACCTGACGCTCAACGGCATCAATACCTACTCGGGCGGAACTACGCTGAATGCCGGCACGCTGACCCTTGGCACTGGCGGCTCTCTGGGCAGCGGCGCGCTGACCGTGGCCGGCGCTGCGACCCTCGACAATTCCGCACCACTGGTGCTGGCCAACAACCTCAACGTCAATGCCAATCTGGCTCTGGCCGGCAACAATAACCTGACACTCGGCGGCATCATCGCCGGCGCCGGCACGTTGACCAAGAACGGTCTGTCCGACGTGACCCTGAGCGGCAGCAACACCTTCAGCGGCACCTTCGATGTGGCGTCCGGCAGCCTGACCACGCTGAGTGGCGGGGCGCTGGGCAACAACGCCACGGTCAATCTCGCGGCGGGCGCGGCGTTGAATCTCGGTGCTTCCGGCAGCCTCGCCAGCCTTACCGGCAACGGTACTGCGCTGATCGGCACCGGTAATACGCTGAGCCTCGGTGGCAACAACGTCAGCAGCACCTTTGCCGGCATACTCAGCGGTGATGGCGGCTTGAGCAAACTCGGCACGGGCACCCTGATCCTCAGCGGCATCAGCGACCTGACCGGTGACACCAACGTCAACGCCGGCACGCTGCAGGTCAACGGCTCACTGGCCAGCGGCAACGTGCTGGTCAACAGCGGCGGCACCCTCGGTGGCAGCGGTACGTTGACCGGTGCCGTGACGGTGGCGGATGGCGGTCATCTGGCGGGCGTCACCGGCAGCACCCTGTCGGTGGATTCGCTGGTGTTCAGCGGCAACTCGAACTTCGACGTCGGCCTCGGCACCCCGGTGTCCGGCGGCAATGCGCTGGTCAGTGTCGGCGGCAACCTGACCCTCGACGGCACCCTGAATGTCAGCGACATCGGCGGGTTCGGCAGCGGCGTGTATCGCCTGATCAACTACACCGGTGGCCTGACCGACAACGGCATGTTGATCGGCGCCGTGCCGGGCAGCGTGACGCCGGGCGATCTGACCCTGCAAACCGCGCTGGCCAATCAGATCAACCTGCTGGTCACCGCACCGGGCGTCACCGTGCAGTTCTGGGACGGCAACCAACTGGTGGCCAATGGTTCGGTCGACGGCGGCAGTGGCACCTGGGGCACCGGCACCACCAACTGGACCGACGTCAACGGCACCACCAACCAAGCCTGGACCAATAACTTTGCGGTGTTCCAGGGCGCGGCCGGCACGGTCACCGTCAACGGCGCACAAACCATCACCGGCATGCAGTTCGTCACCGACGGTTACAGCCTGGTGAACGGCACGGCGGGTGCGCTGAACCTGGTCAACGGTTCGCTGGGCAATGCCACGGTGCGGGTTGACCCGAATGCCACGGCAACCCTCGGCGTTGCGCTCAACGGCAGCGGCACGCTGGGCAAATACGACAGCGGTACGCTGGTGCTCAACGCGGCCAACGGCTACACCGGCGGCACGGCGCTCAATGGCGGCAAGATCGTGGTTGGCAACAACGCGGCGCTCGGCACCGGTGTATTGACCGCCGCCAATGGCACCGCGCTGGACAGCAATGCGGCCGTCAGCCTGAGCAACGATGTACTGCTCAACGGTGGCTTGACCGTTGCCGGTTCCAACACCTTGACCCTCAACGGCGTGGTCAGCGGCAGTGGCAGCCTGATCAAGGCCGGCGCATCGAGCCTGACCCTCAACGGCAGCAACACTTACAGCGGCGGCACGCAACTGGCCGGCGGTTCGCTGATCCTCGGCAACAACAGTGCGATCAGCAGCGGTGCGCTCAACGTGACCGGTAATGGCACCCTCGACAGCACCTCGGCGTTGCAACTGGCCAACGCCATCAACCTCGGCGGGCAACTGACCCTCGCCGGTAACCAGAACACCACGCTGATCGGTGCCGTGACCGGCGCCGGCAGCCTGGTGAAAAACGGTAGCGGCGATCTCGTCCTCAGTGGCGCCAACACCTACAGCGGCGGCACCACACTGAACGGCGGCACGACGCGCGGTGACACCAGCAGCCTGCAAGGTGCGATCGTCAACAACGCGACGCTGACCTTCGAGCAAAATGCCGACGGCAGCTACACCGGCAACCTCACCGGCGCCGGCACGCTGAACAAAACCGGCAACGGGCAATTGTTGCTGACCGGCAACAACACCTTCACTGGCAACACCTCGGTGCAGGCCGGCAACCTGATCGTCAACGGCGCGCTCAACAGCGCCAACGTCAACGTTGCCAGCGGCGCGGGCATCGGCGGTGGCGGCCAACTCGGCGGCGCCGTGCAACTGGCCAGCGGTGCGACGCTGGCCGGTGGCGGTACGGCAACGCCGTTGTCAGTCGGTTCGCTGGCGCTGTCCTCGGGGACCAACCTGGACTTCAGCCTCGGCGCGGCGACCAGCTCGAACACGGTGGTCAATGTCGCCGGTAACCTGACCCTCGACGGTACGCTGAACATCAGCAATGCCGGCGGTTTCGGCACTGGCGTTTATCAACTGTTCCGCTACGGCGGCAGCCTGACCGACAACGGTCTGGTGTATGGCAGCCTGCCGGTGTCGGCGGCCAATCTGACGCTGCAAACGGCTATCGCCAACCAGATCAACCTGCTGGTGCAAGGCACGCCGGGTGAGGTGCAGTTCTGGAACGGTGGCACCACCAACCCGGACGGCAGCATCGGTGGCGGCAGCGGCGTGTGGGGCCCTGGCACCAACTGGACCGATCCGAGCGGTACTCAGGCCCTGGCAGCCAATGGTCAGTTCGCGGTGTTCGGTGGTCAGGCGGGTACGGTTACCGTGCAGGGCAATCAGAACTTCACCGGTTTGCAATTCCTCTCCGGCGGCTACAGCCTGGTTCCGGGGGCTGGCGGTACGCTGACGCCGGTCAATGGCGCCGACGGCAGCCTTGCACCGGTGCGGGTCAATGCCGGCGCGAGTGCGGAAATTTCCACGCCACTGGTGGGCACGGGGGGTATCGAAAAGCTTGATTCCGGCACGTTGGTGTTGAGCGGTGCCAACACCTACAGCGGTGGCACCACAGTCAGCGGCGGTACGCTGATCGGTAACACCACCAGCCTGCAAGGCAACATCCTCGACAACGCCACGCTGGTGTTCCAGCAGAACGCCAATGGTCAGTTCAACGGGATCCTCAGCGGTCTCGGGGCGATGGCCAAACGTGGCAGCGGGACGTTGCTGTTGACCGGTGATAATCCGTTCAGCGGTACCGTGTCGGTCGATCAAGGTGTACTGCAAGTCGGCAGCCGCGCCGCGCGAGCTTCGCTGGGCGCGCAAGTTACCGTGGCCAACGGTGCAGGGCTGAGCGGTAATGGCAGCGTCGGTTCGGTGATCAACCATGGTGTGGTGGCTTCCGGCGCCGACGCCGGAACCCTGAGCGTGGCCGGTAACCTGACCAACGCCTCGGATGGTGTGCTGGCGCTGACCGTCAGTTCGCCTACCGCGACACCGCTGGCAGTCGGTGGCACAGCGACCCTGGGCGGTGGCCTGCAAGTCAACTCGCTGGCGCCGTTCACCGGTAACACTACGTATTCGCTGATTACGGCGGGCGGCGGTGTGAATGGCACCTTCAGTGCTGCAGACCTGCCGCAATACGCGTTCCTCGACAGCGCTCTGGTGTACGACGCCAACGCGGTCAATCTGGTGGTCAACCGCAACGGCAATTCCTTCGCCGATGTCGCCGCCACCGGCAACCAGTTCAGGACCGCCACCGCACTGTCGAACAACGGTCCGGCGGGTGCAGCGTTGCAGAGCCAGATCGTCAACCTCAGTGTCGCCGGTGCGCGCAATGCCTTCGACAGCCTGTCGGGTGAGATTCACGCCAGCACCGCCAGCGCCATTCTCGAGGATTCGCGTTATGTCCGTGACGCGGTCAACGATCGCATGCGCCAACCGGCGTGCAGCGCGGCGGATGATCCACGCCGTGCCCTGGCGCCAAGTGACAACCAATTGAGCAGTAATGGTTGCCACGGCGAAATGGTCGGCTGGGCCCGGGCACTCGGTGCCTGGGGTGAGTCGGATGGCGACAGCAATGCGGCGAAACTCGACCGTAACCTCAGCGGCTTCATGCTCGGCACTGACAAGCAACTCGATGACCAGTGGCGCGTGGGCATGGCCGCCGGTTACACCCGCAGCGACCTCGACGCCCATGACCGTCGCTCGGACGCCACCGTTGAAAGCTACCACCTGGCGGCGTACCTCAACTCGCAGTTCGATGCACTGGCGGTGCGCCTCGGCGCGGCTTACAGCTGGCACGACATCGAGACCAAACGCAACGTCAGCGTTGGCAGCTACAACGATCGCCTGAAGGCCAATTACGATGCGCGCAGCGCGCAAGTGTTCGGTGAGGTCGGTTACACCATCGACGCTGCCGGCATTGCCCTTGAGCCGTTCGCCGGTCTGGCGTACGTCAACTACGACACCGACAAAGCCAGGGAGAAAGGCGGAGTAGGGCGCCTGGAAGCGGATGCCGATCAAGACATCACCTTCTCGACCCTCGGCGTGCGCGCCGGCAAAGTCATCACCCTGGCCAACGGCGGGCAGTTCACCCCGCGCGCGGCCATCGGCTGGCGCCATGCCTTCGGCGACACCAAGCCTGATGCCGACCTGACCTTCATCGATGGCGGCGCCTCGTTCAGCACGCAAGGTGTGCCGATCGCCAAGGACAGCGCCATTGTTGAAGCAGGTGTCGACTTCCAGATCAGCCCGACCGGCAAACTCGGCGTCGGCTACTCGGGGCAACTGTCGAACGACAGCAACGACCATGCGATGACCATCAGCTTCAGCCTGGGCTTCTGA